The following are encoded in a window of Fischerella sp. PCC 9605 genomic DNA:
- a CDS encoding YggS family pyridoxal phosphate-dependent enzyme, with protein sequence MSSSISERIATVRAHLPASVRLIAVTKQVPTDVIRAAYAAGIRDFGENRIQEAIGKQAELQDLSDITWHFIGHLQSNKAKKALENFQWIHSIDNLKLAQRLDQLAQQLGVSPYVCLQVKILPDPSKSGWSVPQLLADLPTLNQCKNLQIQGLMTIPPLGLNDAEILDVFNRTHELAQEIREQNWPHIQVRHLSMGMSSDYQLAVQAGATMVRLGTILFGERTP encoded by the coding sequence ATGAGCAGTTCGATTAGCGAACGTATTGCCACCGTGCGCGCACACCTACCAGCTTCGGTTCGGTTAATAGCTGTCACTAAGCAAGTACCAACTGATGTGATTCGCGCTGCCTATGCAGCAGGAATTCGGGATTTTGGTGAAAATCGCATTCAAGAAGCGATTGGCAAGCAAGCAGAGTTACAAGACTTATCAGATATTACTTGGCACTTTATTGGACATTTGCAAAGCAATAAAGCCAAAAAGGCCTTAGAAAACTTTCAGTGGATTCACTCAATAGATAATTTGAAGCTTGCACAGCGCTTAGACCAATTGGCACAACAATTAGGAGTAAGTCCTTATGTGTGCTTGCAAGTAAAAATTCTCCCCGATCCCAGTAAATCGGGCTGGAGTGTACCTCAACTTTTAGCTGACCTACCAACACTTAATCAATGCAAAAATTTACAAATTCAAGGTTTGATGACAATTCCGCCCTTAGGGTTGAATGATGCGGAAATCCTTGATGTATTTAATCGTACGCACGAACTAGCACAAGAAATCCGCGAACAAAACTGGCCTCACATTCAAGTGCGGCATTTGTCAATGGGAATGTCTAGTGATTACCAACTGGCAGTACAAGCAGGTGCAACG